The stretch of DNA CTCGATCATCTCACGGACCTGTTCGAGTTCGTCGTCGAGGCCGCCGACGTCCTCGTAGGTGACGCCGGGTACGTCGGCCTCGGACGGCTCGCCGCCCTCGACGTCGACAGTCCCGGTCGGGCCGTCGGCGAGGTCGACGGTCGTGTCGTCCCCGACGACGACGGGCCCGGACGGACGCGTCTCCACGACGCGGACCGGGACCCGGCGGCTGGACCGGCCCGCGACCAACCCCCCGAACGGGAGGGCGACCGTCTGCCCCGCCGTCACCGCCTGGTCGGCCAGTTCCTCGCGGACGTGCGGACCGATGTCGCCCCGGACGCTGAACTGCTCGGGGAGCGCCAGCGTGACGCGCTCGGCCGGTTCGACGGACGCCGGTTCTGCCGTCACCCGGTCGTCGACGCTGACGCCGGCGGCCTGGCGGAGCTGGCCGTCGACGCGGACGTAGCCGCGCCCGGCGTCGCCGCGGTCGGACGGCCAGACGCGAGCGACGGCCGACCCGTCGCGGCCCGCGAGGCGGACGAAGTCGCCGCTGGTGAGCGAGCTGTCCTCCAAGACCTGCCGGTCGACGACCGCCATCCCACTGCCCGGCTCTCGGTTCTTGAGTGGCTTGACGGTCAGCTCCATCGTTCTGCTGGAAAAGAGGCGGTCGGCGAGCGGTGCGAGCCGACGGACCCTCGTCAGCCCTGGACTTCGATCTCCTTGCCGCGAGCGGTGGCACCCCTCTCGACGGGGAGACGGATCTCGAGGATGCCGTTCGTGTAGCTCGCGGCGATGGCCTCGTCGTCGACGCGTTTCGGGAACCGGAAGCGACGGTGGTAGGTCCGCCGCTGGCTCCGCTGTTCGTCGCGTCGCTCGGCGGCGATGTTCAGGACGCCGTCGTCCCACGAGACGTCGATGTCCTCGACGTCGAACCCCGGCATCTCGACGCTGAGGACGAACTCGTCGTCCTCCTCGTACAGTTCGTAGTCGTCGCTGCCTGTTTCGAAGAGCCGGTTCGGCAGGTCGAGACTCCGCATCCACGAGCTGGGGGTGTTCGTGGGCAGAGCCATAGTGGTCACCTCGACTCCATCCGACACTAGTCCGGCGGTTCGTAAAAAATATTTCTGATCTTGTAAGTTCGTCACAGACTGCCAGCCCACACGGGGACGGCGCGTCAGGGGTGGGCGAAGTACGCCACCGACTCGCCGTCGGGGTCGACCTCGTCGACGCGGGCGAACCCGATGCGCTCGAACTGGAGCGTGTCGTCGGCCGTGTAGTCCAGCAGGCCGGGCTCGGCGACGCCGGTCACGTCGCCGTCCATCGTCCGCAGTCGGAGTTCGGGGCCGTCCGCCGGTGCCCAGTGGATCACGTCGACGCCCTCCTCCCGGACCGCGGTGATGTCGTCGCCGACGTACTCGAAGGCGTCCCGAGTGTGGCGCACGCAGCCGAAGCCCTTCAGCCAGACCCGCTCGCCGTGGCCCGGCAGGTCGTCGCCCTCGACGGCGACGGCCCCGGTCACGGGGATCTCCCGCCGGCCGCGGTCCTCGTGGTCGGGGTGGACGGGCGGCTCGCCGGCCCCGGGGCCGCCGACGACCTGCCGCTCGACGAGGCCGCCGTGCTCGTCGCCGTCCCGGACGAAGAAGGCCCGGTCGGACTCGTCGTCGATCAGGTCGCGGTTGTTGGCGTACACCGACGACATCGCGAGGTCGACGTTTGAGGTGGAGGTCCCGAGTTCGACCATCGCGTCGACCAGCGCCGCGCCGCGGATGCCCCGCCGCCGGAGGCTGGCGACCGTCGGCGCGCG from Haloarcula litorea encodes:
- a CDS encoding Hsp20/alpha crystallin family protein; the encoded protein is MALPTNTPSSWMRSLDLPNRLFETGSDDYELYEEDDEFVLSVEMPGFDVEDIDVSWDDGVLNIAAERRDEQRSQRRTYHRRFRFPKRVDDEAIAASYTNGILEIRLPVERGATARGKEIEVQG